A single Corynebacterium stationis DNA region contains:
- a CDS encoding ATP-binding protein: MSLPHNVSTVGELKAAGYQHRTLRAEIRENLLAKLRAGEDPWPGLHGLDQTVIPQVERALIAGHDIVLLGERGQGKTRLLRSLVALLDDWIPIVAGSELREDPFAPITDATRERAEKEGDELAVDWVARDDRYAEKLATPDTSVADLIGDIDPMRVAEGRRLGDPETIHYGLIPRSNRGIVAINELPDLAERIQVSMLNVMEEKDVQIRGYMLRLPLDVLVVASANPEDYTNRGRIITPLKDRFGAEIRTHYPLALEDEIAVIRQEANLVAEVADILLEILARYTRSLRESSAVNQRAGVSARFAIAGAETIAAGALHRATVRGEEEAVARLVDVESAVEILGGKIEFESGEEGREWDILEYTLRTSTAEALRATLRTLDFNPLIAALDGSVTISTGANVSAKDFLAGLPDLGETTLYDDIADAFGATSEGSRANAIELALEGLFLSRKIAKDSDEGTSIYG, encoded by the coding sequence GTGAGTCTTCCACATAATGTTTCCACGGTCGGTGAGCTGAAGGCCGCCGGCTACCAACACCGAACTTTGCGCGCCGAAATCCGCGAAAATCTTCTGGCGAAGCTTCGCGCTGGCGAGGACCCCTGGCCAGGGCTGCACGGTTTAGACCAGACCGTTATTCCGCAGGTTGAACGCGCACTTATTGCTGGTCATGACATTGTGCTTTTGGGCGAACGTGGCCAAGGCAAGACGCGTTTGTTGCGTTCACTGGTCGCGCTTTTAGATGACTGGATTCCGATCGTCGCAGGCTCTGAGCTGCGTGAAGATCCTTTTGCACCGATTACAGATGCCACACGAGAGCGCGCCGAGAAAGAAGGCGATGAGCTTGCGGTTGACTGGGTTGCCCGCGATGACCGCTACGCAGAAAAGCTCGCGACACCAGATACGTCCGTTGCTGACTTAATCGGCGATATCGACCCCATGCGCGTAGCCGAAGGCCGTCGCTTGGGTGATCCCGAAACCATTCACTACGGGTTGATTCCGCGCTCCAACCGCGGCATCGTGGCCATTAATGAGCTGCCTGACTTAGCTGAGCGCATCCAAGTGTCCATGCTCAACGTCATGGAAGAAAAAGACGTGCAAATTCGTGGTTACATGCTGCGTTTGCCGCTCGATGTGCTGGTGGTGGCCTCTGCTAACCCCGAGGATTACACGAACCGCGGGCGGATTATTACGCCGCTGAAAGACCGTTTTGGCGCCGAGATTCGCACCCACTACCCGCTGGCATTAGAAGATGAAATCGCGGTTATCCGCCAGGAAGCTAACTTGGTGGCCGAGGTGGCAGACATTTTGCTGGAAATCCTTGCTCGCTATACCCGTTCTTTGCGTGAGTCTTCGGCGGTGAACCAGCGCGCGGGCGTTTCAGCGCGCTTTGCCATTGCCGGTGCCGAAACCATCGCCGCCGGCGCATTGCACCGCGCTACTGTCCGCGGCGAAGAAGAAGCCGTCGCCCGGCTTGTCGATGTCGAATCTGCCGTGGAGATTCTAGGCGGCAAGATTGAATTCGAGTCCGGCGAAGAAGGCCGCGAGTGGGATATTTTGGAATACACCCTGCGCACCTCCACCGCCGAAGCCCTGCGCGCGACGTTGCGTACGTTGGATTTCAATCCCTTGATTGCTGCGTTAGATGGCAGCGTAACTATCTCCACCGGTGCGAATGTCTCCGCGAAGGATTTCCTCGCTGGCCTTCCTGATTTGGGCGAGACTACATTATATGACGATATCGCCGACGCTTTCGGCGCTACTTCTGAAGGATCCCGCGCTAATGCGATTGAGCTGGCATTGGAAGGGCTCTTCCTCTCGCGGAAAATCGCCAAGGATTCTGACGAAGGCACAAGTATCTACGGTTAG
- a CDS encoding histidine phosphatase family protein, whose product MNQPANPSTIVLLIRHGQTPTTGQVLPGRTPGLHLAEQGITQAREVAARLDGLEIAAIYSSPMERAQETAAPTVAAHKKHLLVDDSLIECDFGDWTGRKLSELNKLEEWKEVQNSPSTFRFPQGESFTEMQNRMVEGISNIAKQHAGEIVAAFSHADTIKAAVARFVGTPLDSFQKIHIDTASISAVEFTQDSARMLVTNSRTGSLSYLQPSSAGQDSAVKQ is encoded by the coding sequence ATGAACCAGCCTGCGAATCCGTCCACGATTGTTTTACTTATTCGCCACGGGCAAACTCCCACCACCGGGCAAGTACTACCGGGGCGTACGCCAGGGCTGCATTTGGCAGAGCAAGGAATCACTCAGGCGCGCGAGGTCGCAGCACGCTTGGATGGTTTAGAGATTGCGGCTATTTATTCATCCCCGATGGAACGCGCACAGGAGACAGCCGCGCCGACAGTTGCCGCGCACAAAAAGCACTTGCTTGTCGATGACTCCCTTATCGAATGCGATTTCGGCGACTGGACCGGCCGCAAACTCAGCGAGCTCAATAAGCTAGAAGAATGGAAAGAAGTCCAAAATTCGCCGTCGACTTTTCGTTTTCCTCAAGGCGAGAGCTTTACTGAGATGCAAAACCGCATGGTGGAGGGCATCTCTAATATCGCCAAGCAGCATGCAGGCGAAATCGTTGCGGCATTTAGCCACGCTGACACAATCAAAGCAGCCGTTGCTCGTTTCGTGGGCACCCCGCTGGATTCCTTTCAAAAGATTCACATTGATACTGCCTCAATTTCGGCCGTGGAATTTACCCAAGACAGTGCGCGCATGCTGGTGACCAATTCGCGTACCGGATCTTTGTCGTACCTGCAGCCTTCTTCGGCTGGTCAAGATAGTGCGGTTAAACAGTGA
- a CDS encoding isocitrate lyase/PEP mutase family protein, giving the protein MTDVQALAAKLAQAHESGNTLVLPTAWDTWSAAVAEEAGFEAITVGSHPVADATGSTDGENMDFSEYLAVVSKITKKVSIPVSVDVESGYGLEPAVLINRLLEAGAVGANIEDVVHTEGDRVRDAQEHADFIAAAREAADAAGVNFVINGRTDAVRLGTDVFEDPLAEAAKRIQLMQQAGARSVYPVALKTAEQVQTLVDAVTIPVNVTAHPVDGHGAGDLAALKDLDVRRVTFGPLWQKWLGAASAEQFKAWR; this is encoded by the coding sequence ATGACTGACGTTCAAGCACTAGCCGCCAAGCTCGCACAAGCACACGAATCCGGAAATACTTTAGTTCTACCAACTGCCTGGGATACCTGGTCCGCAGCAGTTGCAGAAGAAGCCGGGTTTGAAGCAATAACCGTTGGCAGCCACCCGGTTGCCGATGCCACCGGCAGCACCGATGGCGAAAACATGGACTTTTCTGAGTACCTCGCCGTTGTCTCGAAAATCACCAAGAAGGTCAGCATTCCGGTTTCCGTGGACGTGGAATCTGGCTATGGTCTAGAGCCAGCCGTACTGATCAATCGCTTGTTGGAGGCGGGTGCTGTCGGCGCCAATATTGAAGACGTCGTGCACACCGAAGGCGATCGCGTACGCGATGCCCAAGAGCATGCAGACTTCATCGCTGCGGCACGCGAAGCCGCCGATGCTGCCGGGGTCAATTTCGTCATCAACGGCCGCACTGATGCGGTGCGTCTAGGTACAGATGTTTTCGAAGATCCACTGGCAGAGGCAGCAAAGCGCATTCAATTAATGCAACAAGCTGGCGCACGCTCGGTCTACCCAGTGGCTTTGAAGACTGCTGAGCAGGTGCAGACTTTGGTCGATGCCGTAACCATTCCAGTCAACGTCACCGCTCATCCAGTTGACGGACACGGAGCAGGAGACCTGGCAGCACTGAAAGATTTGGACGTACGCCGCGTAACCTTCGGCCCACTGTGGCAGAAGTGGCTCGGTGCGGCTTCGGCAGAGCAATTCAAAGCCTGGCGTTAA
- a CDS encoding SCO1664 family protein: MIVPPFERELELLNFGQMGIVEQLVESSNIGFVVDLELGEDYAWAVYKPEAGEQTLWDFPPGLYKRERAAFVISEYLGWHIVPPTVISHNGPAGVGSVQWFIHNDGEHYFPLVDSRADLHAQFLRMAVFDLLCNNTDRKSGHVLLDGEHIWGIDHGLCFSVEPKLRTVIWEFGGHPIPEELTAAVEPLLDDVPAELWQLLHPVEIEALQRRASRIVRLPFLPRPQSHRQFPWPLV, translated from the coding sequence GTGATCGTCCCTCCATTTGAACGTGAACTGGAGCTTTTGAATTTCGGGCAGATGGGGATCGTTGAGCAACTAGTGGAATCCAGCAATATCGGATTCGTGGTTGATCTAGAACTGGGCGAAGACTACGCGTGGGCCGTCTACAAACCCGAAGCAGGGGAGCAGACACTGTGGGATTTTCCGCCCGGGTTATACAAAAGAGAACGCGCGGCTTTTGTCATTAGTGAGTATCTGGGTTGGCATATCGTTCCACCGACAGTAATCTCCCATAACGGTCCCGCCGGGGTGGGCTCTGTGCAGTGGTTTATTCACAACGACGGCGAACACTATTTTCCGCTGGTTGATAGCAGGGCAGACCTCCACGCGCAGTTTCTCAGAATGGCGGTCTTTGATTTGCTGTGTAATAACACCGACCGGAAATCAGGACACGTGCTCCTAGACGGTGAACACATCTGGGGTATTGACCACGGCCTGTGCTTTTCAGTGGAGCCCAAGCTACGCACAGTTATATGGGAATTCGGTGGGCATCCCATTCCAGAGGAGTTGACCGCGGCAGTAGAGCCTTTGCTTGACGATGTCCCCGCTGAGCTTTGGCAGCTTTTGCACCCCGTAGAAATTGAAGCGTTGCAAAGACGAGCCTCACGGATTGTGCGCTTGCCTTTCCTTCCACGGCCACAATCGCACCGCCAATTCCCGTGGCCATTGGTATAG